The proteins below come from a single Gammaproteobacteria bacterium genomic window:
- a CDS encoding cell division protein FtsK, with product MSSRWMEFGTAESLSGFLLGDHRNKISRQVKAKERTWLERALREGGLWLCLGLGVLMFAALISHVPDAAEAGLEGSNLVGIAGVAFAGLAFALAGSASYLFPAAVIGFSAWYLAPSRARDDWSWPDAGVRAAGLVLVVVCGCGLLELSARGGLGGGDIGVWLDDILAPVLGDMGAWVVLLALWMTGITLVTGLSWVGLTQATGHLTLRGLGWLWDGVYSGLVALFSLVGRREPSKTRGRRRTKIAGPSRRRRAAAAPKRPRKIEPDMPVKPATGGDLPSLSLLSDPPPETSLQSESVLRDQARRLEEKLQEFGVGATVVAVSPGPVVTLFEVQPAAGIRASRITSLASDLARSLMAHSVRVVESMPGKSTVGLEIANNERMLVTLGEILRSQTYARANSNLTLGLGKDIAGHPVVDDLQKMPHLLVAGATGSGKSVAINAMVLSLLYKSSPEAVRMIMIDPKMLELSVYEGIPHLLCPVVTDVSEAANALRWCVAEMDRRYRLMSWVKTRSVEGFNNRLEVARESGEPLRGPPEGGEEDPEPGPELEPLPRIVVVIDELADLMMVVGKKLETLIARLTQKARAAGLHLIVATQRPSVDVITGLIKANIPARIGFRVASQVDSRTILDQVGAETLLGKGDMLYLPPGSGDLLRVHGAFVEDGEVLKVVAELKRTGGPSYDEQVTQGPVESEEADAAGADGGEVDELYPQAKEIVTETGRASISYVQRRLRVGYNRAARLVEELERAGVVSAPDGRGERRVVGGPE from the coding sequence ATGAGCAGTCGGTGGATGGAATTCGGCACGGCGGAAAGTTTATCCGGGTTTCTATTGGGCGACCACCGGAATAAGATTAGCCGCCAAGTGAAGGCGAAGGAACGAACCTGGTTGGAGCGCGCGCTGCGCGAAGGCGGATTGTGGCTCTGCCTGGGGCTGGGGGTGCTGATGTTCGCGGCCCTGATCAGCCATGTTCCGGACGCCGCGGAAGCCGGCCTTGAGGGTTCCAACCTGGTCGGCATCGCCGGCGTGGCCTTCGCCGGCCTGGCATTCGCGCTGGCCGGCAGCGCTTCCTACCTGTTTCCCGCAGCCGTGATCGGTTTCAGCGCCTGGTACCTCGCGCCGTCGCGGGCCCGCGACGACTGGTCTTGGCCGGACGCGGGCGTGCGCGCCGCCGGCCTGGTGCTGGTGGTGGTCTGCGGATGCGGGTTGCTTGAGCTATCCGCGCGCGGAGGGCTCGGCGGGGGCGACATCGGCGTCTGGCTCGACGACATCCTGGCGCCGGTGCTGGGCGACATGGGCGCCTGGGTGGTCCTGCTGGCGCTGTGGATGACCGGCATCACGCTGGTGACCGGCCTTTCATGGGTGGGCCTGACGCAGGCCACCGGACACTTGACGCTGCGCGGTCTCGGTTGGCTGTGGGACGGCGTGTATTCCGGCCTCGTCGCCCTGTTCTCGCTGGTCGGCCGCCGCGAGCCGTCAAAGACCCGCGGACGGCGCAGGACGAAGATCGCCGGCCCGTCACGCAGGCGGCGCGCCGCTGCCGCTCCGAAGCGGCCGAGAAAGATCGAGCCCGACATGCCCGTCAAGCCCGCAACCGGCGGGGACCTGCCGTCGCTCAGCCTGCTGTCCGACCCGCCGCCGGAGACTTCGCTGCAGTCCGAAAGCGTGTTGCGCGACCAGGCCCGGCGCCTGGAAGAGAAGCTGCAGGAGTTCGGCGTGGGCGCAACCGTGGTCGCGGTGTCTCCCGGCCCGGTCGTGACGCTGTTCGAGGTGCAGCCGGCCGCCGGCATCCGTGCCAGCCGCATCACCAGCCTGGCCAGCGACCTGGCGCGCTCGCTGATGGCGCACAGCGTGCGCGTGGTCGAGTCCATGCCCGGCAAGTCCACCGTGGGCCTGGAGATCGCCAACAACGAACGGATGCTGGTCACGCTGGGCGAAATACTTCGCTCGCAAACCTACGCCAGGGCGAATTCGAACCTCACGCTGGGGCTGGGCAAGGACATCGCCGGCCACCCGGTCGTGGACGACCTGCAGAAGATGCCACACCTGCTGGTGGCCGGCGCCACCGGCTCGGGCAAGTCGGTGGCGATCAACGCCATGGTCCTGAGCCTGCTCTACAAGTCCTCGCCCGAAGCCGTGCGGATGATCATGATCGACCCCAAGATGCTGGAACTGTCGGTTTACGAGGGCATTCCGCACCTGCTGTGCCCAGTGGTCACCGATGTCAGCGAGGCGGCCAACGCGCTTCGATGGTGCGTGGCCGAGATGGACCGCCGCTACCGGCTGATGTCCTGGGTGAAGACGCGCAGCGTGGAGGGCTTCAACAATCGCCTGGAAGTCGCCCGGGAGTCGGGCGAGCCATTGCGCGGGCCGCCGGAGGGCGGCGAGGAAGACCCCGAGCCCGGCCCCGAACTGGAACCGCTGCCGCGCATCGTGGTCGTGATCGACGAGCTTGCCGACCTGATGATGGTGGTCGGCAAGAAACTGGAAACGCTGATCGCGCGCCTCACGCAGAAGGCCCGCGCCGCCGGATTGCACCTGATCGTCGCCACGCAGCGCCCGTCGGTGGACGTCATTACCGGCCTGATCAAGGCCAACATCCCGGCGCGCATCGGGTTCCGCGTGGCCTCCCAGGTCGATTCGCGCACCATCCTCGACCAGGTGGGCGCCGAGACGCTGCTCGGCAAGGGCGACATGCTCTACCTTCCCCCAGGCTCCGGCGACCTGCTGCGCGTGCACGGCGCGTTCGTGGAAGATGGCGAGGTGCTGAAGGTGGTCGCCGAACTCAAGCGCACCGGCGGCCCCAGCTACGACGAGCAGGTCACGCAGGGCCCGGTGGAGTCGGAAGAAGCCGACGCGGCCGGCGCCGACGGTGGCGAAGTGGACGAACTCTACCCACAGGCAAAGGAAATCGTCACCGAGACCGGCCGCGCCTCGATTTCCTACGTCCAGCGCCGGCTGCGCGTAGGCTACAACCGCGCAGCCCGCCTCGTCGAAGAACTCGAACGCGCCGGCGTAGTCTCCGCCCCCGACGGCCGCGGCGAACGCCGCGTGGTAGGCGGCCCCGAATAA
- the trxB gene encoding thioredoxin-disulfide reductase → MPNSIHRLLILGSGPAGYSAAVYGARANMSPVLITGNEPGGQLMTTTDVENWPGGREGLMGPHLMEELELHAKRLGTKIVYDHIDEADLSRRPFTLKGALEEYRTESLIIATGATARYLGLESEQTYLGKGVSACATCDGFFFRDQPVAVVGGGNTAVEETLYLSNICSSVTLIHRRDALRAEKMMQQQLFERAGPDGPVDIRWDRVLVDVLGDGNQVSGVKIQSTKEDGVVEEIEVAGVFIAIGHDPNTSLFVNSLQHKGGYLVTRGGDEGGFTATSVPGVFAAGDVADSVYRQAITSAGTGCMAALDAEKFCDANPL, encoded by the coding sequence GTGCCGAATTCCATCCACCGACTGCTCATCCTGGGTTCCGGTCCCGCCGGCTATTCCGCGGCCGTGTACGGGGCGCGCGCGAACATGTCGCCGGTGCTGATCACGGGCAACGAACCGGGCGGCCAGTTGATGACCACGACCGACGTGGAAAACTGGCCGGGCGGCCGCGAGGGACTGATGGGGCCGCACCTGATGGAGGAACTGGAACTGCACGCGAAGCGGCTGGGCACGAAGATCGTCTACGACCATATCGATGAGGCGGACCTGTCTCGCCGGCCGTTCACGCTGAAGGGCGCACTGGAAGAATACCGGACCGAGTCGCTGATCATCGCCACCGGCGCCACCGCCCGCTACCTGGGCCTGGAGAGCGAGCAGACATACCTGGGCAAGGGCGTGTCGGCCTGCGCCACCTGCGACGGGTTCTTTTTCCGCGACCAGCCGGTAGCGGTGGTGGGCGGCGGGAACACGGCCGTCGAGGAAACGCTGTACCTGTCCAACATCTGCTCGAGCGTGACGCTGATCCATCGCCGCGACGCGCTGCGTGCGGAGAAGATGATGCAGCAGCAACTCTTCGAACGCGCCGGGCCGGACGGGCCGGTCGATATTCGCTGGGACCGGGTCCTGGTGGACGTGCTGGGCGACGGCAACCAGGTGTCGGGGGTCAAGATCCAGAGTACGAAGGAAGACGGAGTGGTCGAGGAGATCGAGGTGGCCGGCGTGTTCATCGCAATCGGCCACGACCCGAACACATCGTTGTTCGTGAACTCGCTGCAACACAAGGGCGGCTACCTGGTCACGCGCGGCGGCGACGAGGGCGGCTTCACGGCCACCAGCGTGCCGGGCGTGTTCGCGGCCGGCGACGTGGCCGATTCGGTATATCGCCAGGCGATAACTTCCGCGGGCACCGGCTGCATGGCCGCGCTGGACGCCGAGAAGTTCTGCGACGCCAATCCTTTGTAG